In Bacillota bacterium, one genomic interval encodes:
- a CDS encoding class I SAM-dependent methyltransferase → MGVLTRSLLYKGVSKPIGTDFGNYKDRYKEEVQRAVSFVGQNVDFFTEVKARCLGRICKRYLGPPSCLHVLDVGCGVGLTDCFLAGIFGELHGVDINEGVIEKAVLTNPSVYYQVYDGKRLPFADRSMDVIFTICVMHHIAPADWLEMVHEFRRVTRKDGLVIVFEHNPFNPLTRRVVSNCEFDADAVLLKQSAVKRLMQDSGIQVIEGSYILFLPFRGTIFSGLDQILKWLPLGAQYYVVGRKT, encoded by the coding sequence ATGGGGGTTTTGACAAGAAGTCTTCTTTATAAAGGGGTGAGCAAACCTATCGGAACTGACTTTGGTAATTACAAAGACCGGTATAAGGAGGAAGTCCAGCGGGCTGTTTCTTTCGTTGGCCAGAATGTAGATTTTTTTACCGAGGTAAAGGCACGTTGCTTGGGCAGGATTTGCAAAAGATACCTGGGTCCTCCAAGCTGCTTACATGTCCTGGATGTGGGGTGTGGGGTAGGGCTTACGGACTGTTTTTTGGCCGGGATATTCGGAGAATTGCATGGAGTAGATATTAATGAGGGAGTAATAGAGAAAGCAGTTCTTACGAATCCTTCGGTTTACTATCAGGTATATGATGGTAAACGATTGCCTTTTGCTGACCGTTCCATGGATGTCATATTTACCATCTGCGTTATGCATCATATAGCGCCGGCAGACTGGCTGGAAATGGTGCACGAGTTTCGGCGTGTGACCAGAAAAGATGGCTTGGTTATAGTTTTTGAACACAACCCTTTTAATCCTCTTACCCGGCGCGTGGTTAGTAATTGTGAGTTTGACGCAGATGCAGTATTACTAAAACAATCGGCTGTTAAAAGGTTAATGCAAGATAGTGGCATCCAAGTGATTGAGGGTAGTTATATTCTTTTCCTTCCTTTTCGGGGGACCATATTCTCCGGCCTGGACCAAATATTGAAATGGCTGCCCCTGGGCGCTCAATACTATGTTGTAGGGCGGAAAACTTAA
- a CDS encoding GtrA family protein has product MYTQTIKFAITGVLNTTVSFLTFCVCLQVISCHYLAALTLSHITGILNSYVWNSRWTFGKKRLHFKQFVRFTMVYALAYVLNFAILSIGIKITSLNILVLQAVSLVTATIFSFMGQKYWTFAGGQKGCQEGASNERT; this is encoded by the coding sequence ATGTATACCCAAACTATAAAGTTTGCCATTACGGGTGTGCTGAATACCACAGTTAGTTTCCTGACTTTTTGCGTGTGTCTGCAGGTCATTAGTTGTCACTATTTAGCTGCGCTTACCCTTTCTCATATAACCGGCATATTAAACAGTTATGTCTGGAATAGCAGATGGACTTTTGGCAAAAAAAGATTGCATTTTAAACAATTTGTTAGATTTACTATGGTATATGCTCTGGCATATGTACTAAACTTTGCCATTTTAAGTATCGGTATTAAAATAACAAGCTTGAATATATTGGTGCTGCAAGCTGTTTCGCTGGTTACGGCCACCATATTTAGTTTTATGGGCCAAAAATACTGGACTTTTGCCGGCGGGCAAAAAGGATGTCAAGAGGGGGCATCAAATGAACGTACTTAA
- a CDS encoding WecB/TagA/CpsF family glycosyltransferase, translated as MIDKGKYPVLGTRVSAVDYQVTVHKVLQAALDNRPFTVSALAVHGIMTGYLDTVHRRRLNGIDLIVPDGQPVRWALRLMYKVVLPDRVYGPELMLRLMQGAVQNCIPVYLYGSTEETLSLLAANMQTLFPNLIIAGQEPSKFRRLSPWEKEELVNRITSSGARMVLVGLGCPRQEAWIYEYRKSLRMPLVAVGAAFDFHAQTARQAPFWMQRCGLEWFYRLVQEPKRLWRRYLLLNPLYVLALSLEIAGLKSVTVIMPDGREPEELYG; from the coding sequence ATGATCGATAAAGGTAAATATCCTGTATTGGGTACACGGGTTTCTGCGGTGGATTACCAAGTTACTGTGCACAAGGTTTTGCAAGCGGCCTTAGACAATAGGCCATTTACTGTTTCTGCGTTGGCCGTTCACGGTATAATGACCGGTTATCTTGATACTGTTCACCGCCGGCGGTTAAACGGTATCGATCTGATCGTGCCGGACGGCCAGCCTGTCCGCTGGGCGCTGCGCCTAATGTATAAAGTTGTCTTACCAGATCGGGTGTATGGGCCGGAATTAATGTTACGGTTAATGCAAGGGGCTGTTCAAAATTGCATTCCGGTTTATTTGTACGGCAGTACCGAAGAAACATTGAGCTTGCTTGCAGCTAATATGCAAACCCTCTTTCCTAATTTAATTATTGCAGGCCAAGAACCATCCAAATTTCGCAGGCTGTCTCCATGGGAAAAAGAGGAACTGGTAAACAGAATAACAAGCAGCGGGGCGCGTATGGTACTGGTGGGTTTAGGTTGTCCGCGGCAGGAAGCTTGGATATACGAGTATCGCAAAAGTTTGCGCATGCCCCTTGTTGCCGTGGGTGCTGCATTTGATTTTCACGCCCAAACGGCCAGGCAAGCTCCTTTCTGGATGCAAAGATGCGGGCTGGAATGGTTCTATCGCCTGGTGCAAGAACCAAAACGCCTGTGGCGGCGTTACCTGCTCCTTAATCCTCTTTATGTCTTGGCCCTTAGCTTAGAAATAGCAGGCCTAAAATCAGTAACCGTTATCATGCCGGACGGACGGGAACCGGAAGAATTATATGGCTAA
- a CDS encoding NAD-dependent epimerase/dehydratase family protein — MSVVIITGSSGLIGSDAAEFYAGLGYQVVGIDNNMRQVFFGTEGSTLYNRRRLERKLGSYYKHVDIDIRDIDKVKAVFSPYAKNISLIIHTAAQPSHDWAAGQPITDFTVNALGTLNLLESMRLYCPDAVFIFTSTNKVYGDRPNKLPLVEEESRWEVSPAHPYRNGISEGMSVDQCMHSLFGASKLAADVLVQEYGKYFNFKTVCFRGGVLSGSHQAGVQLHGFINYLMKCVMQNTKYTILGYQGKQVRDVIHSADVIAAFHAFFENPRCGGEVYNIGGARQSNISVLEAIELAQEITGKQLKYEYAEQNRAGDHIWYISDLSKFKAHFPQWNLRYNVRTIMEEIYGQTKM; from the coding sequence ATGTCTGTCGTAATAATAACAGGTTCCTCAGGCCTAATCGGTTCTGATGCAGCTGAGTTTTATGCTGGCCTAGGCTATCAAGTGGTGGGAATTGATAATAATATGCGCCAGGTTTTTTTTGGGACGGAAGGATCAACATTATACAATCGACGGCGACTGGAACGAAAATTGGGTTCGTACTATAAACACGTTGATATAGATATTCGTGATATTGATAAAGTCAAAGCAGTGTTCTCCCCATATGCAAAAAATATTTCATTGATTATTCATACAGCAGCTCAACCATCACACGACTGGGCCGCCGGGCAACCAATTACTGACTTCACCGTAAATGCCCTGGGGACACTGAATTTACTTGAGTCTATGCGATTGTATTGTCCTGATGCTGTATTTATATTTACTTCAACAAACAAGGTTTACGGAGATAGGCCCAACAAGCTACCTTTGGTAGAGGAGGAAAGCCGGTGGGAAGTTTCTCCTGCTCACCCTTATCGTAATGGAATAAGTGAAGGCATGAGCGTTGACCAATGCATGCATTCTCTTTTTGGGGCTTCCAAACTTGCTGCAGACGTGCTGGTGCAGGAGTATGGAAAGTATTTTAATTTCAAGACCGTTTGTTTTCGTGGAGGAGTACTTAGCGGTTCGCACCAGGCGGGAGTGCAACTGCACGGGTTCATCAATTATTTAATGAAATGTGTTATGCAGAATACTAAATATACCATCTTGGGTTATCAGGGAAAGCAGGTTCGGGATGTAATTCACTCAGCGGACGTTATTGCAGCTTTTCACGCTTTCTTTGAAAACCCCCGGTGCGGAGGAGAAGTATATAACATTGGCGGGGCACGCCAGTCAAATATTTCGGTGCTTGAGGCTATTGAGCTGGCCCAAGAGATTACGGGCAAGCAGTTAAAGTATGAATATGCAGAACAAAACCGGGCCGGTGATCATATATGGTATATAAGTGACTTAAGTAAATTTAAAGCACATTTTCCGCAGTGGAATTTAAGGTACAACGTTCGTACTATCATGGAAGAAATTTACGGACAGACCAAAATGTAG
- a CDS encoding glycosyltransferase, with amino-acid sequence MRILAVHNYYQLQGGEDVLFVEETALLESKGHSVKNFTRHNNEINTMARLPLVSSTIWNRASYKYIKRLIKEWRPDVIYFYNTFPLFSPSVYYAAREMKVPVVQVVQNYRLLCPGAFFFRGGHVCEDCLGKVVPWPGLLRGCYRQSRISTAVVTAMLTAHRMLGTWEKVVDVFIVPTAFARKKLIDGGLPPGKIIIKPNFIRVETDPGHGRGGFALFVGRLSPEKGINTMLSAWKIMDSGIPLKIVGEGPLESCVTKAAQESPEIDFLGFRSLHEIFALMGDAKVLIFPSEWYEGLPRTIIESFAKGTPVIASCLGAMESIIEHGRTGLHYSPGNPEELAAVVKWAFNNENNIAEMRKEARAEFDDKYTAENNYQELISILHSVIH; translated from the coding sequence ATGAGAATCTTAGCGGTTCATAACTATTACCAGTTGCAGGGCGGGGAAGATGTTTTATTCGTTGAGGAGACAGCTCTTTTAGAAAGCAAGGGGCACAGTGTGAAAAACTTTACCAGGCATAATAATGAGATTAACACAATGGCACGGCTTCCTTTAGTTAGCAGCACTATATGGAACAGGGCATCCTATAAGTATATAAAGAGATTGATTAAGGAATGGCGTCCGGATGTAATTTATTTTTATAATACATTTCCTCTCTTTTCACCGTCTGTTTATTATGCTGCCCGGGAAATGAAGGTTCCGGTGGTGCAGGTGGTGCAAAACTACCGGCTGTTATGTCCGGGAGCTTTCTTTTTCCGGGGCGGGCATGTTTGTGAGGACTGTCTGGGTAAGGTTGTACCTTGGCCCGGACTGTTGCGCGGTTGTTACAGGCAGAGTCGCATATCAACTGCCGTGGTAACGGCTATGTTAACTGCCCACCGTATGCTGGGAACTTGGGAGAAGGTGGTGGATGTTTTTATTGTCCCTACTGCATTCGCCCGTAAAAAGCTAATTGACGGCGGTTTGCCGCCGGGGAAAATTATAATAAAACCAAACTTTATACGGGTAGAGACAGACCCCGGGCATGGGCGGGGTGGATTTGCTTTATTTGTTGGCAGGCTGTCGCCAGAAAAAGGTATAAACACTATGCTTTCCGCGTGGAAAATTATGGACAGCGGCATACCTTTAAAGATAGTGGGGGAAGGGCCTTTGGAGAGTTGCGTCACTAAAGCTGCTCAAGAATCGCCGGAAATTGATTTTCTCGGTTTCCGTTCTCTCCATGAAATATTTGCTTTAATGGGAGATGCCAAGGTTTTGATCTTTCCATCTGAATGGTATGAGGGCTTACCACGCACTATTATCGAATCTTTTGCTAAGGGTACCCCGGTTATAGCATCATGCTTAGGAGCAATGGAGAGTATTATTGAACATGGACGAACCGGCCTTCACTATAGCCCCGGAAATCCGGAAGAACTTGCAGCCGTTGTAAAATGGGCTTTTAATAATGAAAATAATATAGCAGAAATGAGGAAGGAAGCCCGGGCGGAATTTGATGATAAGTATACAGCTGAGAATAATTATCAAGAATTAATTAGCATTTTGCATTCAGTTATTCACTGA
- a CDS encoding glycosyltransferase family 4 protein, with protein MNTRKKIAILTNIVAPYRLPIYKILAQDFDVSVFFSGWEDNRDFWQQEQLQVKGVWFKKAWGFIFKIPQRRRGVLFDYWYLHINPGYLWDLCTNRPDAVISNEMGFRTLMSLTYGSMFRRPVWVCWEGTLHTEKNIGVFKRLIRSLIARWAKRWISFGKTSTEYLLHLNISPKRILQVQNCVEEKVFTAEAITPAFNIRPEPVFLYAGQLINRKGIKYLMDAVARVQAEGYKFSLLLVGGGFERAYLEKYALELNIKNIFFHPPVKSTYMAQVYNSADVFIFPTLHDVWGLVVNEALWSGLPVLASKYAGCAQELLPPQNIFDPLDQEDFKAVLRLALNGKIAAPDYKKLKTIKDVSQLIANNVKGALRGYENLSGS; from the coding sequence ATGAACACTAGGAAGAAAATAGCTATCCTCACCAATATTGTAGCCCCTTACAGGCTACCCATATATAAAATTCTTGCTCAAGATTTTGATGTTTCTGTCTTCTTTTCCGGCTGGGAAGACAACCGTGATTTTTGGCAACAAGAACAATTACAAGTTAAAGGCGTTTGGTTTAAAAAAGCGTGGGGATTCATTTTTAAAATTCCACAAAGAAGACGGGGGGTATTGTTTGATTACTGGTACCTCCACATAAATCCCGGCTATTTGTGGGATTTATGCACGAATCGTCCTGATGCGGTGATTTCTAATGAGATGGGTTTTCGCACATTAATGTCTTTGACCTACGGCTCTATGTTTCGCAGGCCGGTCTGGGTGTGCTGGGAAGGTACTTTGCATACAGAGAAAAATATAGGTGTTTTTAAAAGGTTAATACGAAGTTTAATTGCCAGATGGGCTAAACGATGGATAAGTTTCGGGAAAACTTCTACGGAATATCTTTTACACTTGAATATTAGTCCGAAACGCATATTACAAGTGCAAAATTGTGTGGAAGAAAAGGTATTTACCGCTGAAGCTATCACACCGGCCTTCAATATTAGACCTGAACCGGTATTTTTATACGCCGGCCAATTAATTAACAGGAAAGGTATCAAGTACCTTATGGATGCTGTGGCCCGGGTTCAAGCTGAGGGTTACAAATTCTCCTTGCTGCTGGTTGGCGGAGGATTTGAACGTGCATATCTGGAGAAATACGCCTTAGAATTAAATATTAAAAACATTTTTTTTCACCCTCCTGTGAAATCAACTTACATGGCACAAGTCTATAATAGTGCTGATGTATTTATTTTCCCAACCCTACATGATGTGTGGGGACTTGTTGTTAATGAGGCCCTCTGGTCCGGATTACCAGTGCTTGCTTCTAAATATGCAGGCTGTGCCCAGGAACTTTTACCACCGCAAAATATCTTTGACCCGCTGGATCAGGAAGATTTTAAAGCTGTTCTACGGCTAGCGTTAAACGGTAAAATTGCTGCGCCTGATTATAAAAAACTAAAGACAATTAAAGATGTTTCGCAATTAATTGCTAATAATGTAAAAGGAGCCTTAAGGGGTTATGAGAATCTTAGCGGTTCATAA
- a CDS encoding O-antigen ligase family protein: MSEVGVNRQKPEPKLWEKIFVVITLVFSTSAIYPLVQDKVGVVIQSGQGNLLAQVLWSGIYLITFCLIIFYWRKAIQIAFRDVILWLLVGLAFVSTLWSYAPLETLRGSVALLGNTLIGIYLVTCYSRQEFLKLLLWALGLIVVLSLGLSIFLPDVAFHNFPGPMRGVLSNKNHFGPLMALAVITWLLYSVHSTKLRFMAICFCLLSFIFLLLSQCITAWIIFSILLPMVIIYYLLRHKRVKMAVPIILITLALCTFFFLITTNLNNLLELAGKNITLTGRTELWLIVWDMIQHRQPWFGFGYDAFWLGMEGPSGAVWEIISWNPPHAHNGYLDVWLQLGVVGIVIFIISFVINYLRAVLLACRQKDILQTFPLLILTFMIIHNLSESTFMVRNNFFWILYVVTSLQFCVEHKRFFWSAKNEH; encoded by the coding sequence ATGAGTGAAGTGGGAGTCAACCGACAAAAACCAGAGCCGAAGTTGTGGGAAAAGATTTTTGTTGTAATTACGCTTGTTTTTTCTACATCCGCAATTTATCCCTTGGTTCAAGATAAGGTTGGAGTAGTAATACAGTCGGGGCAAGGAAATCTGTTGGCGCAGGTTTTGTGGTCAGGGATTTATCTGATAACTTTTTGTTTGATAATTTTTTACTGGAGAAAGGCAATTCAAATTGCCTTTCGCGACGTGATTTTATGGCTTCTGGTAGGATTGGCTTTTGTATCTACTCTCTGGTCATATGCACCTTTGGAAACCTTGCGCGGGAGTGTTGCCCTGTTGGGTAATACTCTTATAGGTATATATTTGGTGACTTGTTATTCAAGGCAGGAATTCCTCAAATTGCTTCTCTGGGCACTTGGGTTGATCGTCGTTCTGAGCCTTGGATTGTCGATATTTCTCCCTGATGTTGCCTTTCATAATTTCCCGGGTCCTATGAGAGGTGTTTTATCAAATAAAAATCACTTCGGGCCTTTGATGGCATTGGCAGTAATAACATGGTTACTTTACTCTGTACACAGCACAAAGCTGCGTTTTATGGCCATTTGTTTTTGTTTATTGTCTTTTATTTTTCTGCTTTTGTCCCAATGTATAACGGCTTGGATAATATTTAGCATTCTCTTGCCAATGGTAATTATTTATTACTTACTTCGCCACAAGCGTGTGAAAATGGCCGTTCCTATCATCCTAATAACTCTGGCACTTTGTACCTTCTTTTTTTTAATCACAACCAATTTGAATAACCTTTTAGAACTAGCGGGTAAAAACATCACTTTAACCGGCAGAACTGAGCTCTGGTTGATAGTTTGGGATATGATCCAACACCGGCAGCCTTGGTTTGGGTTTGGCTATGATGCTTTCTGGCTGGGGATGGAAGGTCCTTCAGGAGCTGTATGGGAAATAATAAGCTGGAACCCTCCTCACGCACACAATGGTTATTTAGATGTTTGGCTTCAATTGGGTGTGGTGGGGATAGTGATTTTTATAATTTCGTTTGTGATCAATTATCTTAGGGCTGTTCTTTTGGCATGCCGTCAAAAGGATATTCTCCAAACGTTTCCCCTCTTAATCCTTACCTTTATGATCATTCATAATCTTTCAGAAAGTACGTTTATGGTCAGGAATAACTTTTTTTGGATTCTCTATGTAGTAACTTCCCTGCAATTCTGTGTAGAGCATAAAAGATTTTTTTGGAGTGCTAAAAATGAACACTAG
- a CDS encoding glycosyltransferase, which produces MGKPLVSVIINNYNYGHFLAEAINSVLDQTYPRTEIIVVDDGSSDNSREIISSYLNNIIPVFKDNGGQGSAFNAGFEVSTGEIICFLDADDRFLPHKVEEIVRAWQRYPDAVLYYHRMQIIDAQGAIKGRPWPIYLWVGLIRDRVERSGGWWPRPTTSALCFSRPFLERVFPMPEQSFRLCADAYVGDLAPFCGTIVGLPKVLTHYRQHGQNYWGTIVTAKNSGMENKAKQHFFEHQQLKKALSNLGIKTSITIDRHLPYLITTHALENKPSVWKLVPAILSCPAIGYASRLYRLLNLFLRRF; this is translated from the coding sequence GTGGGTAAACCCTTGGTCAGCGTCATTATTAATAATTATAATTATGGGCATTTTCTGGCTGAAGCTATTAACAGTGTTTTAGATCAGACTTACCCCCGCACTGAGATTATTGTTGTTGACGATGGATCAAGTGATAATTCGCGAGAAATTATTTCTTCTTATTTAAATAATATTATCCCGGTATTTAAAGATAATGGCGGGCAGGGATCTGCTTTTAATGCGGGTTTTGAAGTAAGTACGGGAGAGATAATTTGTTTTTTGGATGCAGATGACAGATTCCTCCCCCATAAGGTGGAGGAAATAGTCAGAGCTTGGCAGCGCTATCCGGATGCAGTCTTATACTATCACCGCATGCAGATAATTGATGCCCAGGGTGCAATTAAGGGGCGGCCATGGCCAATATATTTATGGGTAGGCTTGATTAGGGATAGAGTGGAGCGATCCGGTGGCTGGTGGCCAAGGCCGACTACCAGTGCCCTGTGTTTTTCTCGCCCATTTTTAGAAAGGGTTTTCCCAATGCCTGAACAGAGTTTTCGGCTTTGCGCCGATGCATATGTAGGTGATCTGGCCCCTTTTTGCGGCACCATAGTAGGTTTACCGAAGGTGCTAACGCATTACCGGCAGCACGGTCAAAACTATTGGGGTACCATTGTTACAGCTAAAAACAGCGGCATGGAAAACAAAGCCAAACAGCACTTTTTTGAGCATCAACAGCTAAAGAAAGCGCTCAGTAACTTGGGAATAAAAACTTCTATAACAATTGATCGCCACCTGCCTTATTTGATAACTACTCATGCTTTGGAAAACAAACCTTCGGTTTGGAAATTGGTCCCTGCAATACTGTCTTGTCCAGCAATAGGGTACGCAAGCCGGCTCTATCGATTGTTAAATTTATTTCTGAGGCGGTTTTGA